One Littorina saxatilis isolate snail1 linkage group LG14, US_GU_Lsax_2.0, whole genome shotgun sequence genomic region harbors:
- the LOC138946777 gene encoding uncharacterized protein, with protein MKSQLSILDKQLEQQHARNIRQDLTIEQLTATLLQQDKFISQQVSRQDHAILKLNDELKKHKQTSEDLRVTVLKQARTIELLRTGVVFKPGGSSESSSPEQTAQGENPALKEWFEVTSYHVIYEQSDIALSAEDRLHTTNAPENASQPHVRRRSDDVGPVISHMTQQITEMTAEIQALKNANVENVQARGTTYVRWGHSSCPGTSDMIYSGIIGGSHQKSVGGAGNHLCMTSHPVFDTHAQPSLNGHAYVYGSEYDICPEAGCDTTPACAVCRVPHSSSVVIPGTNACTVGWTKEYSGYIMAGYPGYPGSSEFICVDSEIVHVHGSQTNDDENDLYYTHAKCGALPCPPYEDEKIVTCVVCSK; from the exons ATGAAAAGCCAGCTCTCAATACTGGACAAGCAGCTGGAACAGCAACACGCCAGAAACATTCGGCAAGACTTGACCATTGAACAGCTGACCGCAACACTCCTACAGCAGGACAAGTTCATTTCACAGCAAGTCTCGCGGCAGGACCACGCGATTCTAAAGCTGAATGATGAACTGAAAAAACATAAGCAAACCTCTGAAGACTTGCGGGTGACAGTGTTAAAACAAGCCCGAACCATTGAATTGCTTAGAACTGGCGTCGTCTTTAAGCCAGGAGGGTCGAGTGAAAGTTCCAGCCCAGAGCAAACAGCTCAGGGCGAGAATCCGGCACTCAAGGAATGGTTTGAGGTGACGTCATACCACGTGATCTATGAACAG tCAGACATCGCGTTGTCTGCAGAAGATCGCCTGCACACTACAAACGCCCCTGAAAACGCTTCACAACCACACGTACGAAGAAG GTCGGATGACGTGGGACCGGTCATCAGTCACATGACACAGCAAATAACAGAGATGACGGCGGAAATACAGGCCCTGAAAAATGCCAATGTTGAGAATGTGCAGGCAAGGG GTACGACCTATGTTCGCTGGGGCCATTCCAGTTGTCCGGGAACTTCAGACATGATTTATTCTG GTATCATCGGAGGATCACACCAAAAAAGCGTCGGCGGGGCAGGCAACCATTTGTgcatgacgtcacatccggttTTTGACACGCACGCGCAACCGTCACTGAACGGACACGCATACGTCTACGGCTCCGAGTACGACATCTGCCCAGAGGCGGGATGCGACACTACCCCTGCTTGTGCCGTGTGTCGCGTCCCTCATTCCTCGTCCGTTGTGATACCCGGAACTAACGCCTGCACTGTCGGGTGGACCAAAGAGTATTCCGGGTACATCATGGCCGGGTATCCAGGGTATCCTGGATCTTCAGAGTTCATCTGCGTGGATTCTGAAATTGTTCACGTTCATGGATCTCAGACGAATGACGATGAGAATGACCTGTACTACACGCATGCTAAGTGCGGGGCGCTGCCTTGTCCTCCTTATGAGGACGAGAAGATTGTGACGTGTGTGGTTTGTTCTAAATGA